Proteins co-encoded in one Flavobacterium sp. M31R6 genomic window:
- a CDS encoding RNA polymerase sigma factor RpoD/SigA, which yields MRQLKITKQVTNRETASLDKYLQEIGKVDLITADEEVELAQRIKAGDQRALEKLTKANLRFVVSVAKQYQNQGLTLPDLINEGNLGLIKAAQRFDETRGFKFISYAVWWIRQSILQALAEQSRIVRLPLNKIGSINKINKMYALLEQSNERPPSAEEIAKELDMTVNDVKESMKNSGRHLSMDAPLVEGEDSNLYDVLRSGESPNPDRELIHESLRTEIERSLETLTPREADVVRLYFGLGDQHPMTLEEIGETFDLTRERVRQIKEKAIRRLKHTSRSKILKTYLG from the coding sequence ATGAGACAACTTAAAATCACCAAGCAGGTTACCAATCGTGAAACCGCTTCATTAGACAAATATTTACAAGAAATTGGAAAAGTTGACCTTATTACCGCTGACGAAGAGGTAGAATTAGCTCAAAGAATTAAAGCCGGGGATCAAAGAGCCCTTGAGAAATTAACAAAAGCCAATTTACGTTTCGTAGTTTCGGTAGCCAAACAATACCAAAATCAAGGTCTTACCCTTCCCGATTTAATCAATGAAGGAAATCTTGGATTGATAAAAGCAGCACAACGTTTTGACGAAACTCGTGGATTTAAATTCATTTCATACGCTGTATGGTGGATTCGTCAATCGATCCTTCAAGCTTTAGCCGAACAATCTCGTATCGTTCGTTTACCATTAAACAAAATTGGTTCTATCAATAAAATCAACAAAATGTACGCCTTATTAGAACAATCTAATGAGCGTCCACCATCTGCTGAAGAAATTGCAAAAGAACTGGACATGACCGTAAATGACGTAAAAGAGTCTATGAAAAACTCTGGTCGTCACTTATCTATGGATGCTCCTCTTGTAGAAGGAGAAGATTCGAACCTTTATGACGTATTGCGTTCTGGTGAATCTCCAAATCCGGACAGAGAGCTAATTCACGAATCATTACGTACCGAAATCGAGCGTTCACTAGAAACATTGACTCCAAGAGAGGCTGATGTAGTGCGTTTGTACTTTGGTCTTGGTGACCAACACCCAATGACATTGGAAGAAATTGGAGAAACTTTTGACTTGACTCGCGAACGTGTACGTCAAATTAAAGAAAAAGCAATCCGTAGATTGAAACATACTTCAAGAAGTAAAATTT
- a CDS encoding LytTR family DNA-binding domain-containing protein — MDNINVLIIEDTPEQSDALSKVLLANKYNIVGVARSYTDALTLFYQNTVDIIVIDVFLDGKPDGITFAETINIVPNASKPFVFLTSSQDRQIFERAKLTKPFSFLMKPFNELEILYALEMAVEKFYEQTNVFLSEDQDTVISNDYLFIKKKNALKKVSLQDILYIEVEERYCNIITEKEKFVILISLTKISALLDKDKFVKTHRNYIVNTDKIEEIILADNLVILKGNHKINLSDTYKDFIKKMNIIS; from the coding sequence ATGGATAACATCAATGTGCTTATTATAGAAGACACGCCAGAACAAAGTGATGCGCTGAGTAAAGTCCTACTAGCCAATAAATACAACATTGTAGGCGTTGCCAGAAGCTATACTGATGCACTGACTTTATTCTACCAAAACACTGTTGACATCATCGTTATAGATGTATTTCTTGACGGAAAACCAGATGGAATCACCTTTGCCGAGACTATTAACATTGTACCAAATGCATCCAAACCATTTGTTTTTTTGACTAGTTCACAAGACCGTCAGATTTTTGAAAGGGCCAAACTCACCAAGCCTTTCAGTTTCCTAATGAAGCCCTTCAACGAACTTGAGATTTTATACGCACTGGAAATGGCGGTCGAAAAATTCTATGAACAAACCAATGTTTTCCTGAGTGAAGATCAGGATACCGTAATCAGTAATGATTATTTGTTCATCAAGAAGAAAAATGCATTGAAGAAAGTGTCACTCCAAGACATACTCTACATAGAAGTGGAGGAACGCTATTGCAACATCATCACCGAGAAAGAAAAATTTGTAATCCTGATTTCATTAACCAAAATCAGCGCACTTCTCGACAAAGACAAATTCGTCAAAACGCACAGAAACTATATTGTCAACACCGACAAAATAGAAGAAATCATCTTGGCCGACAATCTTGTCATCCTCAAAGGAAACCACAAAATAAATCTTAGCGACACCTATAAAGATTTCATCAAGAAAATGAATATTATATCGTAA
- a CDS encoding tetratricopeptide repeat-containing sensor histidine kinase — protein MSFKINIFLFFFIFILPNIFFSQSKDSSLFEKKNIEKKSIEFKKDLNFVKAQSFYLKKDWDSTLIYSMKQLSSGKNKTLADYCHYFRGLSFYNKKIYKEAKKEFLLTSDSFQLSPIKNFFLGASVLELRDYDKALFYFKLSEKQSIKLKDNKFLTNIYNGIGTTYIFLKRFKEAEKYLLRTLQLNEQSKNIDKICTSYMNLANLYYEQYKDKLAIYYFKKCYELSKKVNNISTKQTASKNMAVVEENRGNFKEALAYRKESEQWKDSLNNQNKVWAIADFEKKYAVAQKQKQISLLKVENKLKDNQRNGLFYSVLALLLLLIGGVYVYAQKVKSSKIILTQKNKLDELNATKDQLFSIVSHDLRSSVNALKTSNAKLTTSLETKNYNELDQLLHQNSAIANSAYSLLDNLLHWALLQTKQLYFHKDSVHLYSIVQQIEYNYKPLLLDKSITFENAVSKNSFIFVDLDSLKIVLRNLLDNAIKFSQENGEIKIYTVETNTDFCQLVIQDNGLGMSQDTINELLEDNELLAKKSNSEIIGTGLGLQLSKQMIKKNRGMLDIESEPNKGTKMILRFPKTEQNG, from the coding sequence ATGAGTTTTAAAATCAATATCTTTTTATTCTTTTTTATTTTTATCCTTCCAAATATATTTTTTTCACAATCCAAAGACAGTAGTTTATTTGAAAAAAAAAATATTGAGAAAAAATCAATTGAATTTAAAAAAGACCTCAATTTTGTAAAAGCCCAATCTTTTTATTTGAAAAAAGATTGGGATTCTACTTTAATCTATTCAATGAAACAATTAAGTAGTGGCAAAAATAAGACTCTTGCAGATTATTGTCATTATTTTAGAGGCCTAAGTTTTTATAACAAAAAAATTTACAAAGAGGCTAAAAAAGAATTTTTATTAACATCAGATTCTTTTCAACTTTCACCTATTAAAAACTTTTTTTTAGGTGCTTCAGTTTTAGAATTAAGAGATTATGACAAAGCTCTTTTCTATTTTAAATTATCAGAAAAGCAATCTATTAAATTAAAGGACAATAAATTTTTAACAAATATCTATAATGGAATTGGTACGACTTATATTTTTCTAAAACGATTTAAAGAAGCAGAAAAATATTTACTTAGAACTTTACAATTAAACGAACAATCCAAAAATATTGATAAAATCTGCACTTCCTATATGAATTTGGCAAATTTATATTATGAGCAATACAAAGACAAATTAGCTATCTACTATTTTAAAAAATGTTATGAACTATCAAAAAAAGTAAATAATATATCCACAAAACAAACAGCCTCCAAAAATATGGCAGTTGTAGAAGAAAACAGAGGGAACTTCAAAGAAGCATTAGCTTACAGAAAAGAATCCGAACAATGGAAGGATTCTCTTAACAACCAGAACAAAGTCTGGGCAATTGCTGACTTCGAGAAAAAATATGCGGTTGCACAAAAACAAAAACAAATATCTTTACTTAAAGTTGAGAACAAATTAAAAGACAATCAACGTAATGGTTTATTTTATTCAGTATTAGCTTTGTTATTGCTTTTAATAGGAGGTGTTTATGTCTATGCCCAAAAAGTAAAAAGCAGCAAAATAATTCTTACCCAAAAAAACAAATTAGACGAACTTAACGCTACTAAAGATCAACTATTCTCCATTGTGAGTCATGATTTGCGTTCCTCCGTCAATGCCTTAAAAACCAGCAATGCAAAATTAACCACTTCGCTGGAAACCAAAAACTATAATGAGCTTGACCAACTTCTGCATCAAAATAGTGCCATTGCAAACAGCGCCTACAGTTTGCTAGACAACTTGCTCCATTGGGCCTTGCTACAAACCAAACAATTGTATTTTCATAAAGATTCGGTGCATCTGTATTCCATCGTACAACAAATAGAATACAATTACAAGCCTCTACTTCTTGATAAAAGCATTACTTTTGAGAATGCTGTTTCTAAAAATAGTTTTATCTTCGTGGATCTCGATTCGTTAAAAATTGTGCTACGCAATTTGCTTGACAATGCCATTAAATTCTCCCAAGAGAATGGTGAAATCAAGATTTATACAGTTGAAACAAATACCGATTTTTGTCAACTTGTGATTCAGGACAACGGTTTAGGGATGAGCCAAGACACCATAAATGAATTGCTTGAAGACAATGAGTTATTGGCCAAGAAAAGCAATTCGGAGATTATAGGCACAGGGCTCGGTTTGCAATTATCCAAACAAATGATCAAGAAAAATAGAGGAATGCTAGACATAGAAAGCGAACCCAATAAAGGAACCAAGATGATATTGAGGTTCCCAAAAACAGAACAAAATGGATAA
- a CDS encoding DUF4249 domain-containing protein encodes MFLNKITFLLLICFIINGCTEPYILETNTYEEGLIVEATITNELKKQEITLTKTAKLEDKEVKLESGADVYIIDNTGIRYDFEEESGKYVSTSEFQAIPGREYRLNITTSDGRSFESSTENLPPINPMKDVKAVVETKDSIRGVGIHVNSEDPTNSAKYYRYEYEETYKIVAPRWNSMKAIIVPGATSSSNPTIQLIPNSVDTRVCYTTKNSTDIILTSTAELNKNQVDIPVRFISSQNSIISHRYSILVSQYVENLAAYTYYKTLKKISDSGSLLSPLQPGFLYGNIKPTNNPNDKIIGYFELASVSSKRIYFNYTDLFPLDPLPPYYTECEQMVLNFCFKGIGCDGDNLVYGFTNNTLTYTRNTGITYIVNPAPCGDCTTFSSNIKPLFWED; translated from the coding sequence ATGTTTTTAAATAAAATTACCTTTTTACTACTAATCTGCTTTATTATAAATGGCTGTACCGAGCCGTATATTTTAGAAACAAATACCTATGAAGAAGGATTAATCGTTGAGGCAACAATTACCAATGAATTAAAAAAACAAGAAATAACACTTACAAAAACAGCTAAGCTGGAAGATAAAGAAGTTAAATTAGAATCTGGTGCTGATGTTTATATTATTGACAATACCGGAATTAGATACGACTTCGAGGAAGAATCAGGCAAATACGTTTCTACATCTGAGTTTCAAGCTATACCAGGTAGAGAATATCGATTGAACATCACAACTAGCGATGGTCGCTCTTTTGAATCATCGACAGAAAATTTACCTCCTATCAATCCAATGAAAGATGTAAAAGCTGTAGTCGAAACAAAAGATTCCATTAGAGGTGTAGGCATACATGTAAATAGTGAAGACCCTACAAATAGCGCCAAATATTACCGATATGAATATGAGGAAACTTATAAAATAGTCGCCCCAAGATGGAATTCAATGAAGGCTATAATAGTACCTGGGGCTACATCTTCTTCAAATCCTACAATTCAACTTATCCCGAACTCTGTAGATACTCGAGTATGCTATACTACAAAAAACAGTACCGACATTATATTAACAAGTACTGCCGAACTAAATAAAAACCAAGTTGACATACCTGTAAGATTTATTAGTAGTCAAAACAGCATTATCTCACATCGATACAGTATCTTAGTAAGTCAATATGTAGAAAATTTGGCCGCTTACACTTATTATAAAACTTTAAAAAAAATATCTGATTCAGGTTCATTATTATCCCCTCTTCAGCCTGGTTTTTTGTATGGAAATATAAAACCAACAAATAATCCTAACGACAAAATAATAGGTTACTTTGAGCTTGCTTCAGTATCATCAAAAAGAATCTATTTCAATTATACTGATTTATTCCCTTTGGATCCTTTGCCTCCATATTATACTGAATGCGAACAAATGGTTCTTAACTTTTGCTTTAAGGGAATTGGATGCGATGGAGATAATCTAGTATATGGATTTACTAACAACACACTTACATATACTAGAAATACAGGAATCACATATATTGTCAATCCAGCACCTTGCGGTGACTGTACCACTTTTTCGTCTAACATAAAACCACTATTTTGGGAAGATTAA
- a CDS encoding DUF4249 domain-containing protein translates to MPFNKIFFFLLTCFIINGCTEPYILETNTYEEALVVEATITNELKKQEITLTKTSRFEDKETKVESGANVFIADNAGNQYDFEEEDGKYVSTVDFQAVPGREYKLSINTKDGRSFQSSIEKLAPINPIQDLKAFVETKDDTLRGVAIHVYNYDPTNNAKYYRYKFEESYKIVSPNWTSLTANVIPGPTPESDPSIQLSPNPINTRVCYGAKNSTDIILTSTTELNENQVDFPVRFISDQNYIISHRYSILVYQYVENLAAYTYYKTLKKISDSGTLLSPLQPGFLYGNITCTTNPGDKVIGYFDVASITSKRIFFNYVDLFPNESLPPYYTKCEQINFLFCFIGLECNGEDLVYGLTQKTLTYFRNEGIVYHTYPAPCGDCTTFASNVKPPFWID, encoded by the coding sequence ATGCCTTTCAATAAAATATTTTTTTTTCTACTAACCTGCTTTATTATAAATGGCTGTACCGAGCCATATATACTAGAAACAAATACCTATGAAGAAGCATTAGTTGTAGAGGCAACAATAACAAACGAGCTCAAAAAACAAGAAATAACACTAACAAAAACCTCACGATTCGAAGACAAAGAAACAAAAGTAGAATCGGGAGCTAATGTATTTATTGCTGACAATGCAGGAAATCAATATGACTTTGAGGAAGAAGATGGAAAATATGTTTCTACTGTTGATTTTCAAGCCGTTCCTGGAAGAGAGTATAAATTAAGTATTAATACTAAAGATGGTCGCTCCTTTCAATCATCTATCGAAAAACTAGCTCCAATTAACCCCATACAAGATTTAAAAGCATTTGTTGAAACAAAAGATGATACTCTCAGAGGTGTTGCGATACATGTTTATAATTATGACCCTACAAATAACGCGAAATATTACCGATATAAATTTGAGGAAAGCTATAAAATAGTGAGTCCAAATTGGACTTCCCTAACAGCGAATGTAATACCGGGACCCACTCCTGAATCAGATCCATCGATTCAGCTTTCTCCCAACCCTATAAACACGAGAGTCTGTTATGGTGCAAAAAACAGCACTGATATTATATTGACCAGTACTACTGAACTAAATGAAAATCAAGTTGATTTCCCAGTTCGCTTCATTAGTGACCAAAACTATATTATTTCACATCGCTACAGCATATTAGTATATCAGTATGTTGAAAATTTAGCAGCATATACTTATTATAAAACTTTAAAAAAAATATCCGATTCAGGTACTTTACTCTCACCATTGCAACCAGGTTTTTTATATGGTAATATTACATGCACAACTAATCCAGGCGATAAGGTAATTGGCTATTTTGATGTAGCATCTATAACATCAAAAAGAATATTTTTCAACTATGTTGATCTATTTCCTAACGAATCGTTGCCACCATATTACACCAAATGTGAACAAATTAACTTCCTATTTTGCTTTATTGGTCTAGAATGCAATGGAGAAGATTTAGTATATGGCTTAACTCAAAAAACTTTGACTTATTTCCGTAATGAAGGAATTGTCTATCATACATATCCAGCACCTTGTGGTGACTGTACCACATTTGCATCTAACGTTAAACCGCCATTTTGGATAGATTAA
- a CDS encoding DUF4249 domain-containing protein — MIKFKTIYILFSLLLLCLIFNSCTEPYILETNTYEEALIVEATITNELKKQEITLTKSSRFEDKETKAESGANVFITDNAGNQYDFEEEDGKYISTLEFQAVPGREYRLNINTLDGRTFESSIEKLTNINPMQSVTATVEPKDSLRGVAIRVNSFDPNNQSKYYRYEYEETYKIVAPKWVDTKAVLNNNGSISFVPNRTDIRICYSSKKSTEMLLENTNILNEDRVNFLVRFISDQNYIITTRYSILVKQYVESLAAFNYYKTLKKISDSGSLLSPNQPGILLGNIKAVSNPNSKVIGYFDVASVSTERIYFNYNDLFPNEPAPPYYTDCVEFCYANCEIYAGQCPCTHDTKPGVQEDLAIDSVRYFLQSERTFWVNTPCSDCTTFSSNIKPPFWID, encoded by the coding sequence ATGATAAAATTTAAAACCATATATATTCTTTTCTCTTTATTACTATTATGTCTTATCTTTAATAGTTGTACCGAACCATATATACTAGAAACCAATACTTATGAAGAAGCACTGATCGTAGAGGCCACAATAACAAATGAACTCAAAAAACAAGAAATAACGTTAACAAAATCGTCACGATTCGAAGACAAAGAAACAAAAGCAGAATCGGGCGCTAACGTATTTATTACTGACAATGCCGGAAATCAATATGACTTTGAAGAAGAAGATGGAAAATACATTTCAACGTTAGAGTTTCAAGCTGTTCCTGGAAGAGAATATCGTTTAAACATAAATACGCTTGACGGCAGAACTTTTGAATCATCGATTGAAAAGCTCACGAACATTAATCCGATGCAGAGCGTGACGGCTACAGTTGAACCAAAAGACAGTTTAAGGGGTGTTGCCATTAGGGTAAATAGTTTTGACCCAAATAACCAGTCAAAATATTACAGGTACGAATATGAAGAAACGTATAAAATTGTTGCTCCAAAATGGGTGGATACTAAAGCTGTTTTAAACAATAACGGATCAATATCGTTCGTTCCAAATCGAACCGATATTAGGATATGTTATAGCAGTAAAAAGAGCACAGAAATGCTTTTGGAAAACACCAATATTCTAAATGAAGACCGTGTTAATTTTCTAGTTCGATTTATTAGCGACCAAAACTATATCATCACAACCCGATACAGTATTTTAGTAAAGCAATATGTCGAAAGCTTAGCCGCCTTTAATTATTACAAAACTTTAAAAAAAATATCAGATTCAGGAAGTCTTTTATCCCCTAATCAACCTGGGATTTTGTTAGGTAATATAAAAGCCGTGAGTAATCCGAATAGTAAGGTAATAGGATATTTTGATGTAGCTTCAGTATCAACCGAAAGAATCTATTTTAATTATAATGATTTATTCCCAAACGAGCCTGCACCACCATACTATACAGACTGTGTAGAATTTTGCTATGCCAACTGTGAAATTTATGCTGGCCAGTGTCCCTGTACTCATGACACCAAACCTGGTGTTCAAGAAGATTTAGCAATAGATTCAGTAAGATATTTTCTACAAAGTGAGCGTACTTTCTGGGTAAATACACCATGTTCAGATTGCACCACTTTTTCATCAAATATAAAACCTCCATTTTGGATAGATTAA
- a CDS encoding TonB-dependent receptor domain-containing protein, with product MRKILLVLFTALIHFSLLAQKTGDTYSFEFKNIDRLKAIETIEASTPYHFYFEKEWMNSDKSLISGSYKNVTITTLLESLFNNTSLNFYVTKNKIILTQNNVIHEKLAANYFGAIKSENINKDSNDLTGKPIFYQQYDSINKSYTKNNNGVVFIGKETTITDAKFCTITGTIINTTTGKPESNIVIKVRNKNISTISDNEGNYSIKLPTGTNIIETRSLSHKKTVKTLVVYNNGELNINIAENSNQLDEVFIKGKGSKALESVVSGVISIDIEAMKNMPLILGERDILKVATTLPGVKTTGEGSAGFNVRGGKDDQNLFLLDNAVLYNPQHFLGFFSSINPYTAKKATIYKGSIPADLGGRLSSVFDITTKNGNPETITGEGAIGPITSNLSVSVPLEKNKSSILFGGRATYSDWVLKSLKNDDLANSQASFYDGILKYNNALNKNNSLESTLYYSHDKFSLSSDSIYSYSNRLASVKWDHSFDEKNKGAVILTNSEYKYDIDYNTTLKNAFVSGYKLNETQLMLKFNYLYSNKHKFQYGLSSKLYKVDPGFLNPTKPDATLKPITIDSEKGLESAFYVSDNFKISDKLSLDLGLRYSLYASLGESDQRIYQPNVPLNDATVIETKHYGNNEVVTTYGTFEPRLAARYLLAEDLSIKAGYDKTSQYIHLLSSNVTQSPTDTWVLSNLNIKPQTAQQASIGIFKNFSNNLYEVSLETYYKKSKNILDYKVGAQLQLNENVETELLQGEGKAYGIEFLVKKQFGRLNGWIGYTYSRTFIKLDSQFNEEKVNNGDYFPTNYDKPHDLSMILNYKFTKRYSFSSNFVYQTGRPITYPIGTYQYNNSNYTLYSDRNAFRIPDYYRLDVGINIEGNHKIKKLAHSFWNISVYNVLGRANPYSIYFVTDGNGQVKAFKTSIFSIPVPSITYNFKF from the coding sequence ATGAGGAAAATATTACTCGTCCTTTTCACAGCCTTAATTCATTTTTCTTTACTAGCACAAAAAACCGGAGATACTTATTCTTTTGAGTTTAAAAACATAGACAGATTAAAAGCTATAGAAACTATTGAAGCTTCTACTCCTTATCATTTTTACTTTGAAAAGGAATGGATGAATTCTGATAAAAGTTTAATCTCCGGAAGTTACAAGAACGTTACAATCACAACTCTTTTAGAGAGCCTCTTTAACAACACCTCTTTAAACTTTTATGTCACAAAAAACAAGATTATTTTGACTCAAAATAATGTTATTCATGAAAAATTGGCTGCCAATTATTTTGGAGCGATTAAGTCTGAAAACATTAATAAAGATTCTAATGATTTAACTGGAAAACCTATTTTTTATCAGCAGTATGATTCTATAAATAAATCGTACACCAAGAACAATAATGGAGTCGTTTTCATTGGAAAAGAAACGACAATTACAGATGCCAAATTTTGTACCATAACCGGAACAATAATTAACACAACAACAGGAAAACCGGAATCCAATATTGTTATTAAAGTTAGAAACAAAAACATAAGTACAATTAGTGATAACGAGGGAAATTATTCCATAAAACTTCCAACGGGTACAAACATCATAGAAACAAGATCACTAAGCCACAAAAAAACAGTAAAGACTTTGGTGGTATATAATAATGGTGAACTAAACATCAATATAGCCGAAAATTCAAATCAGTTAGACGAAGTATTCATAAAAGGTAAAGGATCAAAAGCTCTAGAATCGGTTGTTTCGGGTGTGATCTCTATAGATATCGAAGCTATGAAAAATATGCCATTGATTCTTGGAGAAAGAGACATCTTAAAAGTAGCAACCACATTACCTGGTGTTAAAACCACTGGGGAAGGATCTGCTGGATTTAATGTACGTGGTGGAAAAGATGATCAAAATTTATTCCTTCTTGATAACGCTGTATTATACAATCCACAACACTTTTTAGGTTTTTTCTCTTCTATAAATCCATACACAGCAAAAAAAGCTACTATTTACAAAGGAAGCATTCCAGCCGATTTAGGAGGAAGATTATCCTCTGTGTTTGATATAACTACCAAAAACGGAAATCCTGAAACCATTACTGGTGAAGGAGCAATTGGCCCAATAACATCCAATTTAAGTGTAAGTGTGCCTTTAGAAAAAAACAAATCCAGCATCCTTTTTGGAGGACGTGCAACCTACTCAGATTGGGTCTTAAAATCTTTAAAAAACGACGATTTGGCCAATAGTCAAGCAAGTTTTTATGATGGTATTTTAAAATATAATAATGCTTTGAATAAAAACAACTCTTTAGAATCTACTCTTTATTATAGCCATGATAAATTCAGCCTTAGTTCTGACTCTATCTATTCCTACAGCAACAGACTTGCTTCTGTAAAATGGGATCATTCTTTTGATGAAAAAAACAAAGGAGCTGTAATTCTAACCAATAGTGAATACAAATACGATATTGACTATAATACAACTTTGAAAAATGCTTTTGTTTCTGGTTACAAACTGAATGAAACACAACTTATGCTAAAATTCAACTATTTGTATAGTAACAAACATAAATTCCAATATGGACTATCGAGCAAACTCTATAAAGTAGATCCTGGTTTTTTAAATCCTACAAAGCCCGACGCAACATTAAAACCTATAACAATTGATTCAGAAAAAGGATTGGAATCGGCTTTTTATGTCTCGGATAATTTTAAAATTAGTGACAAACTATCTTTGGATTTAGGTCTTAGATATTCTCTTTACGCTTCATTAGGAGAGTCAGATCAAAGAATCTATCAACCAAATGTCCCTCTTAATGATGCCACTGTCATAGAAACCAAACATTATGGAAACAACGAAGTGGTAACTACTTATGGTACTTTTGAACCACGTTTGGCAGCTCGATATTTATTAGCTGAAGATTTATCAATTAAAGCAGGATATGACAAAACGAGTCAATACATCCATTTGCTTTCTAGTAATGTAACTCAGTCTCCAACTGACACATGGGTACTTTCTAACTTAAATATAAAACCACAAACTGCGCAACAAGCATCTATTGGTATATTCAAGAATTTCAGCAACAATTTATACGAAGTTAGTTTAGAAACCTATTATAAAAAATCTAAAAACATTCTTGATTATAAAGTCGGTGCTCAACTACAATTAAACGAAAATGTTGAAACCGAACTTTTACAAGGTGAAGGAAAAGCATATGGAATTGAATTTTTGGTAAAAAAACAATTTGGACGATTAAATGGTTGGATAGGATATACCTATTCTCGAACTTTTATAAAGCTGGACAGTCAATTTAATGAAGAGAAAGTAAACAATGGTGATTATTTCCCAACTAATTATGACAAGCCTCATGATTTAAGTATGATTTTAAATTATAAATTCACCAAAAGATATAGTTTCTCATCTAACTTTGTTTATCAAACTGGAAGACCAATCACATACCCTATTGGTACTTATCAATACAACAACTCCAATTACACGTTATATAGTGACAGAAATGCTTTTCGTATTCCAGATTACTATCGTCTAGACGTTGGGATAAACATTGAAGGAAATCATAAAATAAAAAAATTGGCACATAGTTTTTGGAACATTTCTGTTTATAATGTTTTGGGTAGGGCAAATCCTTACTCCATTTATTTTGTAACCGATGGCAATGGACAAGTTAAAGCTTTCAAAACTTCGATTTTTTCTATACCGGTACCAAGTATTACCTATAATTTCAAATTTTAA